Proteins from one Panicum virgatum strain AP13 chromosome 7K, P.virgatum_v5, whole genome shotgun sequence genomic window:
- the LOC120640418 gene encoding probable cinnamyl alcohol dehydrogenase 6, which yields MEVTPNHTQTVTGWAAMDESGKVEPFVFKRRENGVDDVTIKVQYCGMCHTDLHFIQNDWGITMYPVVPGHEITGVVTKVGTNVSGFKVGDRVGVGCISASCLDCEHCRRSEENYCDKVTLTYNGIFWDGSVTYGGYSNMLVANKRFVVRIPDNLPLDAAAPLLCAGITVYSPMKQHGMLQSGGNLGVIGLGGLGHVAVKFGKAFGLRVTVISTSPAKEREARERLKADDFIVSTNQKQMQAMTRSLDYIIDTVSAKHSLGPILELLKVNGKLVLVAAPDQPVELPSFPLIFGKRTVSGSMTGGLKETQEMLDLCGEHNITCDIELVSTDRINEALARLARNDVRYRFVINIGGNSKL from the exons ATGGAGGTCACACCGAACCACACTCAGACCGTGACCGGGTGGGCGGCCATGGACGAATCCGGCAAGGTTGAGCCCTTCGTCTTCAAGAGAAG GGAGAATGGCGTGGACGACGTTACTATCAAGGTCCAGTACTGTGGCATGTGCCACACGGATCTCCATTTCATCCAAAACGACTGGGGTATCACCATGTACCCTGTTGTCCCCGGCCACGAGATCACCGGCGTCGTCACCAAGGTTGGCACTAACGTCTCCGGCTTCAAGGTCGGCGATCGTGTCGGTGTGGGATGCATCTCTGCGTCATGCCTCGACTGCGAGCACTGCCGCCGCTCCGAGGAGAACTACTGCGACAAGGTCACACTCACCTACAACGGCATCTTCTGGGACGGCAGCGTCACATACGGCGGCTACTCGAACATGCTCGTTGCGAACAAGCGGTTCGTCGTGCGGATCCCAGACAACCTGCCTCTGGATGCGGCAGCGCCGCTGCTGTGCGCGGGCATCACCGTGTACAGCCCGATGAAGCAGCACGGCATGCTGCAGTCTGGTGGGAACCTCGGCGTCATCGGTCTAGGCGGGCTCGGCCACGTCGCGGTCAAGTTCGGCAAGGCATTCGGCCTCCGCGTCACCGTCATCAGCACGTCGCCAGCCAAGGAGCGGGAGGCCAGGGAGCGCCTCAAGGCCGACGACTTCATTGTCAGCACCAACCAGAAACAGATGCAG GCCATGACCAGAAGCCTCGACTACATCATTGACACTGTCTCGGCGAAGCATTCGCTGGGCCCAATCTTGGAGCTGCTTAAGGTGAACGGCAAGCTGGTACTCGTCGCGGCGCCGGACCAGCCCGTCGAGCTTCCTTCTTTCCCTCTCATATTTG GGAAGAGGACAGTGAGTGGGAGCATGACGGGAGGGCTGAAGGAGACGCAGGAGATGCTGGACCTGTGCGGCGAGCACAACATCACCTGCGACATCGAGCTCGTCTCGACAGACAGGATCAACGAGGCGCTGGCACGGCTGGCGCGCAACGACGTCCGATACCGCTTCGTGATCAACATCGGGGGCAATTCAAAGCTCTAG